From the Helianthus annuus cultivar XRQ/B chromosome 17, HanXRQr2.0-SUNRISE, whole genome shotgun sequence genome, the window gattcactttggaatagtcttatgttacgttccgtgacaatccatatttttatgataaatctctttttatgttatctcaattatcatgtgatttacatttgagcgttatcttcatttcaagtttgggaacacgaatcacgttattatcgcaatctaaaacaattaataattactccatcgtgaacaaactaaatttatcttgctttcatcatacatgatattctatgtgtaacatcatgttattctatgtgcaatactatgttattctatgtgaaactatttgacgatttatgtgaaaaacaatgtgctatgtgatgcatacatgaaatcaatttttcctaaacaaaaacattatgattaaaAGTCTCATCCATTCCTTGTTTTGAATTTCTAGATGTCGTCATCTCGTCAGTTCTCTCACTCTCCCAGAAAATCCAAGGCTAACTCCAAAAAGAAAATGCTGACGTTCATGGCAAATCAGATTGCCAGAATCGTGCCAAAGATAGTGTCTGAGATTCAAGCCTCCAGCACTCCCAATCATTCTGGCGATTCTCACGTAGTACAGCCTAAACCAGTCTCATTCAACTACAAACACTTCACTGCCTGTAACCCCAAAACTTTCACTGGGAAGGATGGTGTGACTGCCATGTTGGAATGGTTTGACAGCATGGAAGTCACATTCATAAATAGTGAATGCCCAGAGGAGCTCAAGGTGCGAAGTGCCACTGGTGTTTTCCAATCCAgggcactagactggtggactaaCGAGAGAAATATTCAATCCAATGAGCTAGCTTACGCGTTGTCTTGGGAAGAGCTCAGACAGCTTATGATGgaggaattctgccctcctcatgagcagCAGAAGTTAGAAGAAGAGTTCTGGACCCTCAAACAAGTTGGGGATGAAAACCTTGCATACACTACCCGGTTCAAGCAGTTGTGTTTTATCGTGCCTCATTTGGTGATGACCATAGAACGCACCATTCGGAAATATATTAATGGGTTGCCTCCTACGATGCGTGATACCATCGAGGCGGCCAGGTTGGATAATATTGAGGATGTGTATCGCCTCGCGGCAAGTTTGAATAATAATCGAGTTCGTGATAAACAAGTCGCAGCAGCGTCTAAACCTGCATCCTACTCAAAACCCGCTCATCAAATCACCCACAacaataggggaaagaagcgTAATCACCAATCCTCAGTTTGCAACGCTGTTACACCAGTTGAAAATCCAAAACCTAACCCAGCAAACCCAGAAAAGAAGCAATACACAGGAACAAACCCTAAGTGCACCACTTGCCACTTTCATCACCCAACTACGAGCCCATGTAGACACTGTACCTCCTGCAATCGTTATGGGCATTTGGCAGCATACTGTCGCAATAACCCAACGACAGCCCAAAACTCAAAGCCAGAAAATGTGGTCagggcatgtttcaaatgtggggatcCAACTCACCTACGACCTCAGTGTCCTCAATTGAGGCAAGATTTACAGCAGAAGGCACCACAAGGCCATGCATTTGTTATCAATGCTCAGCAAGCGCGCAACGACAATGAGGtcgtgaacggtacgttcctcgTTAATAATTTgtatgcttctattttatttgatactggtgcagaTAAATGTTTTGTATCTGTAGAATTTGAACCATTGTTAAAATGCACACGCTCAAAACTACCTAAGTCATTCCCAGTCGAAGTTGCCAATGGCAAGTCTATTCGTGTCGATTCTGTTCTTCGTAATTGTACTCTCACTTTGAATGATCATGTCTTTTCAATTGACCTCATACCCATGGAGTTaggtagtttcgatatcatagtaggcatggattggcttcgaAAGAACCATGCTGAAATTGCCTGTTTCGAAAAATACGTTCGTTTGCCTCTTCCATCAGGCGATACCCTACATGTTTATGGGGATCGACCTTCCAAAGGTCTAAAGCTAATGTCGTGCACACAAGCGAATAGATACTTACGTAAaaagtactttgcctttttagcccacgtagTGGAAGAAATGGGCAAAGGAAAATGCGTAAGCGATGttccagttgtgcgtgatttccCAGAAGTTTTTCCTGAGGATTTACctggtcctcctcctcctcggtcagttgactttcgtatcgaccttgtGCCTGGTGCAACTCCTGTTGCACGAGCTCCCTATCtccttgcaccatctgagatgcaagagctttcCAGCCAACTCCAGGAGCTTCTTgacaagggtttcattcgacccagtacctctccttggggtgctcctgttctattcgttaaaaagaaagatggttcgtttcgaatgtgtatcgattaacgagagctcaacaagctcactatcaaaaatcgatatccactacctcgcatcgacgacctctttgatcaactccaaagtgcaagttatttctccaagatcgatcttcgatctggctatcatcaacttcgtgtccTCGAAGAGGATATCccaaaaaccgcttttcgaacgcgctatggacactatgagttcgtggtcatgccttttggtctgactaacgcgcctgccgtgttcatggatttgatgaatcgtgtttgcaaaccttatttagatcgattcgtaattgtcttcattgatgacattctaatttattctaaatctcgagtCGATCACGAGCGTCATTTACGTCTCATACTCGAACTTTTGCGAAGTGAACGTTTatacgcaaagttctcaaagtgtgaattctggatcaaggaagtccaattccttggacatgtcgtcagcgaaaaaggtattcatgtcgaccctGCTAAAATTGAAGCAGTCAAAAGTTGGATCGCACCTAAAAACCCATTAGAAATTCGTTCAttcctaggattggcgggttactaccgtcgattcatctcaaatttttctaagatagctgttcCCCTCACTATGTTGACCCAAAAGGAAAAACCTTTCGTTTGGAGTCACGAGcaggaagaagcttttcaaaccctcaaggacatgctttgcaatgctcctatcttAACCCTACCTGACGGAAatgatgacttcgtagtatattgcgatgcatcagatcgtggtcttggttgcgttcttatgcaacgaggcaaggtcattgcgTACGCTTCTCGCCAATTAAAGATTCATGAGAAAAATTACACTACTCATGatcttgaacttggtgcagtccTTTTCGCATTAAAAATATGGCGTCACTACCTCTATGGTACGAAATGTGTTGTATACACTGATCACAAAGtctacaacatatcttcaatcaaaaagaactaaatatgcgtcaacgtcgttgggtggaattacttaacgactatgactgcgagattcgctaccatcctggaaaggcgaatgtcgtagctgatgccCTGAGTCGTAAGGCTCATTCCTATCGTATGCGttgtttcaagtgtcaagtgacCTTCACAATTGTATTCGTGAGGCAAAGTTTGCGTCAGCTAACGAAGGAAGTCTGCTCGTCGAAATCCGTGGTGCCTCTATGGATCAACTTGTGACGAAGTCAGACGGACTTCAATATTATCTTAATCGCATTTGGGTACCAAATCGCGACAATCTTCGTGAATTTATCATGAACgaggctcataagtctaaatactcaatacatcctggtgctgataagatgtatcatgaTCTTCGAACAtcttattggtggccgggtatgaagaatgATATAGCCTTGTATGTCGCAAAATGTCTTACCTGCTCGAAGGTTAAAGCAGAGCATCAGCGTCCCTCTGGGTTGCttgaacaaccagaaattcctgtttggaagtgggatagtattgcaatggattttataactaaACTCCCTCGAACCTCATCTGGTAATGATAGTATTTGGGTcatcgttgatcgtttgaccaagtcaGCCCATTTCTTACCTATTCGGGAAGACTTCAAAGTTGAAAAACTTGCTCGAGTCTATACTGATGAAATCATCTGTCGTCATGGCatacctcgtgacatcatttcagaccgtgatggtcgtttcacGTCTCGCCTATGGCAAACCTTTCAATCAgctatgggtactcatttaaATCTTAGTACAGCCttccatcctcaaacagatggacagactgagcgtaccattcaaactctcgaagatatgcttcgatcctgtgtcattgactttggtggtagttgggatgtgcatttgcctctggtcgaattctcgtacaataacagctatcactccagcattcaAATCGCCCCATTCGAAGCATTATATGGGCGAAAATGTCGATCACCAATCAGTTGGCACGAAATTGGTGATAAGCAATTTACTGGTCCTGAGCTTATTCAAGAAACCACGGACaagattcttcaaatccgtgacaatttactcaaggccaggaatcgacaaaagagttacgcagatAAAGGGCGCAAACCCATGGAATTCAATGTTGGGGATCAAGTATTACTTAAAGTATCCCTATGGAAAGGTGTTGTTCGATTCGGTAAAAAGGGTAAACTTGCCCCTCGTtacgttggacctttcaaaatcctCGAACGAGTTGGCAAGGTAGCGTATTTGCTGGATCTACCACAGGAACTGAGTAACGTTCATCCGACATTTCACGTttcaaatctcaagaaatgtctagctgatgaaggacttcatgTCCCAGTCGACGACTTGCAAATCAATGATACGCTTCATTTCGTGGAAAGACCAGTTGAAATTGTGGATCAGGgtaccaagcagctcagacgcagCAAAATTCgcattgtaaaagtacgatgggaaggcaagcgtggtgctgagtttacttgggaactcaaaagtgACATGATGGCAAAGTATCCACATCTCTTCGATCAGTCTTCTtcttaagatttcgaggacgaaatctcctaaagtaggggagactgtgacacctcgtattttcgatctttccatttttggcaagtctacttgtactttctatttttgtaagttgtacctttgtggtatttggttttattcccaaattgtactcgagacttgaaatcataatgaaagtgcattattttattcatatttgtgtctgaatactatgtattgtcaaaacaattgataacatgttaaactatgttaaacacgtaaaaacagtgaaaatacATCTTAATCTGAGCTTTCAAATTCATCactgccaagagattaccctaaaccgtacaaaaatcgggaatttatacgttaattcggtgAAAATATCaaaattgggttaaaataatttttatattattttattaatattttaaataagtaaactaataattaaaattaaataaataaatgttttaaatttaatttttaaggattttgttagttttggttagttaaactaactcagttagtgaaaacccagttaaatcagctaactgggttaattttatcaaaggacagcactaactgagttagaaaactcagttagtgactaacccagttagtcagaCTAACTGTTAGTAAAAAAGGGGGGTTGAACCGCGCGGAACAAGGATCGAACTCGGGACCATGCGCTTAACAAACAAACgactaaccactcggccgggcatgccacatccgttATATATCCGAATTAAATGATATTTAACCGCTAATTAGATGCGCGGATTTAAATAAAAACTGCCCAAACCATCCATCTTCTCCGACGGTTGACATGGTGACCGGAAAATCGAGACTTTTCCTGTTTGTAACCTACGGCCTACATCCCCTTTATAAATCGATCAAACCTCAAACCAATCGGTCCTTTCACCCCGATTCCCTAAGCAAACCGTAACCGACTCGTTCACACCTTCGCCGGAAATAACGAAGCTTTTGCGGGGGTTGCCGTAGCCGGAGAAGACAACCGCGGCCTCTTTCGTTGTCATTGTTTCGCCGCCGAAGAAGCCCGCAAACCACCGGAGCCCCAACCTTCTGCCTTGCCGGAGCTTCACCGGAGTCGCCGGAGAAGACAACCCGACCGGTACCGAttcgttcttttctttccgtTTCCGTTTCCGTTCCTATGTTTTTTTTCTTCCTGTTTTATCGATTCATAACTGATATTACATTATTATTGTTAACAAGAAAAGTCAAGTCTTAATATTagttctattattattattattattacatataATCAGATTTAATCAAAATATTATTACTATTTATAATCAGTAATGTTAACCATAACATATGTGAAATCAGAAATTTATTTGATAATGTTACTTTATGTAATCggaatttttattttataataaatcagaattattatatttattaatcagagatattattaatattattaatcagatttataaatatttttaaatcaGATTTTTATAACAGAAATTTATTTCCTATTTCTTTTTAATAATAATCAGAATTTTACAACAAAATAATCAGATTATTTTTAGATTTTcagaatttttatataaaatcagaattaattaacagaattattatttaaattattatttaaatccgaattattattctttatttattattttatatataatcaaatttattattttatctaaatcagaattattatataataaacagatttactattttatttagagtagaattattattttctatataataatcagatttattattttaaatcagaattattaatctatattattaatattaataataatcagaattattactttatatatatcagaattattatttttaaatacataataatcaggaatttttatttatataatccagaattttagtaataatatttataatactttggtaaaatcagaaatattattttaatagtataaaaaatcaatatttatttttactcacttatttataaataaattgacatgtatttcattaaatacaaaatataaaaatgaGACATATGATTGTTATTTTAGaaatgttaatattatttttataaataccttgttatttaaataatgtctaaattcccaatatttaacaatcctcaaaattaatagggtgaATCTCTTGTGCACATTCTCTTGGGCAATCTCTTGTTTTAACCttttccaagaaaaacgcaacgcaacctaaggtgagtatacatgacccattttctattttatcacattttgggtgttgtatgcatttctatatcaaacacactatgttaaacatttttgcaccctcaatccacaattcatgtgaatctatttgactcatgttaatcacgttatgctactgttaaacatttatgactgtgtgttcattaactttgcaagcctcccctaacaatggcagcgctataggttgagaaacgcccctcccataatattatgggtattgttaggtttattctatgttactcatgttaccacccttctagggttaggctatgttaattgcgttaaactttggtttgaacacatagatatcatcgttacgagtataactgttaatatgaactcatatagtcacgtggatttgagcatgttaaactatttcaaacatattatactatattcaaacttgtgtactcgccaacatgttttcttgactttattttaaatgcatactgcaggatgaggaagtcaagatttgaagaaaggactaggatggcctagaaacccacttttgaaataaactatgtttaatgtttgttacttccttttatgacaatgtatgaaactttgcaattataataaatgaaatttaatatTATTGTCACATGTAgcgttatgatgttttgagcaatttgttcgtctcatcccgatgtttccgccatcggttggggtgtgacagccagCACTTAGACaaatactatttttaggccagtgtgagccagagataaaacactacaccagtatggagtgtagggaagtgagaaccataagactatgtcactaggtgatagtttgagtgccggaaagtgcctaaaacgcaatttaattacagaattacgcatttttagtaacaattcagcttttaacacactcatattatacagagtattgactaaatggtcctggacactttcctaagtgttggaattaatttctttacaaaaagatgcacaaaagacgctttacgggacaattaaacgctttaactgaacgatgcgaaaccgaacaaccagacattacccgagacatgaaaatattgtcagaaatattattttatcattttaaattaaTTACGGTCATAAAAATCCCTATACAcgatgtaaacatgacatacacccactatacttggaaatacccttaaccttctaacttattacctactaattaacaaaaatttacactttacccccccccaaccgattttCTGCCATGATTagtaaaatattttatttagattATGTGAAAAGAAAATCCTTGTTCTATTGGCCAAGAGATTGGGTATGATTACCCTAAGTTCTAGATTTGCATGTTTCCAAGGAGATGTGCATCATTACAACGATTACACCCAACCTCCTCTCTCCTCCCCCTTAATTTCGGCTCACACacccccccctctctctccatAACCGAATTCACCACCACCATTCTTCACATCCTCCATTTTCTTCTCCAACAAGCTCTCTTTCAAGTGTGAAGTTCCTCCATAGAAGTGTAAGATTGAAGGGTTTCCAAGGAAGCTTGATTCAAGCTTTGTCACCAACATTTCACCATCATTTTGtcctaagattacaaccctagccttgtgctagtagtaagtctcttcaCACTCTTGCTCCATCTCATTCTTGTTATGTTTTGGTTGAATGTTCTTGTCACGCGAAAGCTTAAACACTAAAATGTGAACTTAAAATTCTGCctaaaaaccatatataaaaaggttgtgtgaggttgaactctgaatggtttagggttggttaaagcatgattgaagttttaacatttgttcatcaataaaccatggttagggtccTTGTTTACGCGtttttagtcacttctacaatgtaaacagcttgctgagttgaattttcagccaacttcaacaggctgtaacgggatcattttaaatcgaaaaacggattttctgaagcctaaaatgtgtattttggaataactaaa encodes:
- the LOC110924749 gene encoding uncharacterized protein LOC110924749, with protein sequence MSSSRQFSHSPRKSKANSKKKMLTFMANQIARIVPKIVSEIQASSTPNHSGDSHVVQPKPVSFNYKHFTACNPKTFTGKDGVTAMLEWFDSMEVTFINSECPEELKVRSATGVFQSRALDWWTNERNIQSNELAYALSWEELRQLMMEEFCPPHEQQKLEEEFWTLKQVGDENLAYTTRFKQLCFIVPHLVMTIERTIRKYINGLPPTMRDTIEAARLDNIEDVYRLAASLNNNRVRDKQVAAASKPASYSKPAHQITHNNRGKKRNHQSSVCNAVTPVENPKPNPANPEKKQYTGTNPKCTTCHFHHPTTSPCRHCTSCNRYGHLAAYCRNNPTTAQNSKPENVVRACFKCGDPTHLRPQCPQLRQDLQQKAPQGHAFVINAQQARNDNEVVNGTFLVNNLYASILFDTGADKCFVSVEFEPLLKCTRSKLPKSFPVEVANGKSIRVDSVLRNCTLTLNDHVFSIDLIPMELGSFDIIVGMDWLRKNHAEIACFEKYVRLPLPSGDTLHVYGDRPSKGLKLMSCTQANRYLRKKYFAFLAHVVEEMGKGKCVSDVPVVRDFPEVFPEDLPGPPPPRSVDFRIDLVPGATPVARAPYLLAPSEMQELSSQLQELLDKGFIRPTL